In the Gorilla gorilla gorilla isolate KB3781 chromosome 10, NHGRI_mGorGor1-v2.1_pri, whole genome shotgun sequence genome, one interval contains:
- the MYL2 gene encoding myosin regulatory light chain 2, ventricular/cardiac muscle isoform, whose translation MAPKKAKKRAGGANSNVFSMFEQTQIQEFKEAFTIMDQNRDGFIDKNDLRDTFAALGRVNVKNEEIDEMIKEAPGPINFTVFLTMFGEKLKGADPEETILNAFKVFDPEGKGVLKADYVREMLTTQAERFSKEEVDQMFAAFPPDVTGNLDYKNLVHIITHGEEKD comes from the exons ATG GCACCTAAGAAAGCAAAGAAGAGAGCCGGGGGCGCCAACTCCAACGTGTTCTCCATGTTCGAACAGACCCAAATCCAGGAATTTAAGGAG GCCTTCACTATCATGGACCAGAACAGGGATGGCTTCATCGACAAGAACGATCTGAGAGACACCTTTGCTGCCCTTG GGCGAGTGAAcgtgaaaaatgaagaaattgatgAAATGATCAAGGAGGCTCCGGGTCCAATTAACTTTACTGTGTTCCTTACAATGTTTGGGGAGAAACTTAAGG GAGCGGACCCTGAGGAAACCATTCTCAACGCATTCAAAGTGTTTGACCCTGAAGGCAAAGGGGTGCTGAAGGCTGATTA CGTTCGGGAAATGCTGACCACTCAGGCAGAGAGGTTTTCCAAGGAGGAG GTTGACCAGATGTTCGCCGCCTTCCCCCCTGACGTGACTGGCAACTTGGACTACAAGAACCTGGTGCACATCATCACCCACGGAGAAGAGAAGGACTAG